The nucleotide window TTATCTGAATCATCTTGCAGCTCCACGTCTTCCACACTCCCTTCATCCATGATTTCATACAAGAGGTCTAGTTCATCTCCCTGTGGTTTCAGCGTACTTGAAATCACCTGAAATATGACCAACAACATATCACACTTAAAATTAACTATGAACTTGAAGATAAAGATAGAACAatacttaaaaattaaaatcttctACCTTTGTGTTTCCAAGCGCCTTATAAATCTCTTCTAATGCAAATCCTGTTGTCCCAGTCCTCTTGTACATCCATTTGCACATTCTTGGGCAATCTGAGAGACCGTTTGGATCAGGATCTCTGAAACTTTCCCTAAGGACAGAGATACATTCAAAAGCCAATATTTGCACATCATTTCACACAATCATATtagttatataataattaattacttatataataactaatatGCTTATGGAAAACATAATTCATATACCTCCAAGGGGATGACAAACCCAGGAAATGTCCACTGCATATTATTCTCAGGGAGCCCTTTAGCGAAATGATCCCTCAAGTGGAAAATCTCCTTCATGCAATCATCAAATGTGTAACGGCCCCATGGAAACTTGTTGCAAAAATCCAGATCATCTACTGCCTGGAGAATGAAAGGCTCAATGAAGTATACATTTCTTTTCCTTGCTCTTATTACTCTGGTCAAAAAATAAAGAACCGCCATCTTCAGACGCTCATCACTACCATCATCAGCTTCCATCTTCTCAAGCTTATCTAAGACATCCGCTTCTGTCACTTTCAGACCCTGTTTCTTCCTATTcttctcctttgtcttcttctgcAAGTGCTTAAAATGCTTTGTTGCAAACTTCATCTTCCCTATTCTCGGATAGTTTTCAGGGTATGATCCGCAGTATAAACCAGAGAGGAGGGCATGTTCCCTGATAGAGTATCTAATTGGAACACTGTTTACCCCAAACCAAGCTTGTCGCTCCTTTCCTGTATGCATACAACGAAGTAGCAACATCCACAATCCCTGAACCTTTCTTTTCTCGCAACAATCCATGTGGAATAAATGCTTGAACTGAGGGTGATTCTCAAACCAACTCTTCTCTGACTCCTTAAAGTCTTTAATCGTCTCCAGAAAATCGTGTTGGTGGCACCTTGAGGAGAGCTTGCAAGCCGTCCAATAATCACTCGGCTTGAAGAAAAAACCAACAGGTCTCATTGGTTCTACGGCCATATTCTCCTCCCCAGCCTGAAGACACAAATAAGAACACTAAATACACTGAATAAATATCCGAGTTACACAACACAAAATCACTTAGTTGTACCAGTTAAATTAGTtgtactaaaaataatattactagTTGTACTAGTAAACCTAGTTATACGACATTTGTTAAACCAGTTATACGACATTTGTTAAACCAGTTATACATCAATAAAACCATATACTTAAACAATACTCAGTTTAATTAGTTAACCTAGTTATATTGTTAATAGTTGTATCACTTACCAGTTGCATCATTTTTCACTCTTTTAGTTATACTAATTATATGATACTCAGTTGTATAAGTTAAACTAGTTATACTTTTCATAGTTGTACCAGTTATAAATTCCACTGAATATGTTTTACAACACATTATTACCAGTTGAACTAGTTTCATTCTTTTATTTGTTAGTTCAACTCTAtgataaatatttctaaaaccATTTCAAGTTGACTTGTTTACCGTTCTTGGTGCGTCATTGTCAATGGTAGCAGTTCCAATGGCAGCCTCAGGTGGGTTTGAATCACTGTTGTTAGATCCAATCTGCTCACGGTTCCTATTTGTTAGTTCAATATTATCATAAAAATTccaaaactattttaaattgatttgtttACCGTTCTTTGCGCTTCATTGTTAATGGCAGCCTCTGGTGAGTGTGACTCTCTGTTGGGATCCTCTCTGTTGTTAGAAGTTATTGGAGCTTGCAGTGGATTCTCCGCCTCACTGGGTGTTTGAGTAGGTGCTTTTTGTGGCTCAATCGGAAATGATGGGCTTGGCGTACCCTCTCTATCATCCTGAGAAAGCAATTCCGCTGATGGTGCCGGGGAATGATCGGGATCGAAATGTTGTTCTGGTGAAGATGCAGTCCGACGCCGCTTGGTTGGATTGGATGAAGACTCCGACGAAGACGAGTCTTGCTTCCTCTTCTTTTCTGCGGTTTCAGTCTTCTTCTTTGctgcatctcttttttttttcacggcttctctcctcctcttcaccgccgcagctttcttcttctccgcCGCAGCTTTCGTCTTCTCCGCCGCAGActcgttcttcttcttcttctccgccgcagacttgttcttcttcttcttctccggcgCACCTTCCTTGTTTGTTTTTCCGGCGAAGCGAGTCTTAGGAGCCATAGTTTTTCAATGAATGACACGAAATAGAGAAATATATGAGATTCAAGGGACCAACTTCAAGATGATTGTTACAGAGTTTGATTAGTGAGGGGAGATTGAGGGAGATAGTGATTTGAGATTGTCGATTGTGTTTGGATTTGTGTTTCTTGGTTACgtcgaagaaaaaaaaattagggatTTAGGGGAAAACAGATGGGTCGGGTCGGGTTATTAGTAATTGGGTGGGTAGAGTGGTTGGGTTTGTAAATATGTTGAAATTTTAGGTTTTCTGGTATTTTCAGCTGAATttcgatttattattaattcattaaagaatTAGAAATAGAAGTGTCCTATTCCAGATTTTTGTGTGCCCATTTGGTCCATCTCAGCATTTGATTCTAGACTTTCACAAGTTAAGCTTGaaggggagtgttgagatgtgATAAGGCTTATGAGAAGAATttcgatttattattaattcattaaagaatTAGAAATAGAAGTGTCCTATTCCAGATTTTTGTGTGCCCATTTGGTCCATCTCAGCATTTGATTCTAGACTTTCAcaagttaagcttgagggggagtgttgagatgtgATAAGGCTTATGAGAAGATAGGTGAATACACAAAGGAGTTAAGAGCATAAGATAGTAAAGGAGTTAAGAGAAGGAAAGGATGAAAGGGTTGATAGGGCATGGTACGTACGGATgggccgtacaaggtaaaagtgGGCGAGTAACTTCTCCGAGTAACTTATATGTAACGGCTTGAAGTTACACTCGACCAAAGCCTTATCCAAACGTTGGAAGGGATAAGGGAGGCACGGCTTGACAGCTACAacagtctggcaagagctggagaGGAAGAGCATCTTTGCCTTGGATCAAAAAGATGCTCAATCGTGTGAGGACACTTATTGGCCGGTTTGAATTAAAGCATCAACTCCGGTCGTACGGAGGCACACACAGCCTTGTTTAAGGCCGAGGTGTCAGAGAAGGAGCTTGCACGTCTGAAAGTGGAGGCTGCAGCGAACTCCCTTCTTGAGAAGGAGTTGGCTGGAAAGGA belongs to Brassica rapa cultivar Chiifu-401-42 chromosome A07, CAAS_Brap_v3.01, whole genome shotgun sequence and includes:
- the LOC108868957 gene encoding uncharacterized protein LOC108868957 isoform X1 — protein: MLPAFLPMVNKEASIRQTRFAGKTNKEGAPEKKKKNKSAAEKKKKNESAAEKTKAAAEKKKAAAVKRRREAVKKKRDAAKKKTETAEKKRKQDSSSSESSSNPTKRRRTASSPEQHFDPDHSPAPSAELLSQDDREGTPSPSFPIEPQKAPTQTPSEAENPLQAPITSNNREDPNRESHSPEAAINNEAQRTIGSNNSDSNPPEAAIGTATIDNDAPRTAGEENMAVEPMRPVGFFFKPSDYWTACKLSSRCHQHDFLETIKDFKESEKSWFENHPQFKHLFHMDCCEKRKVQGLWMLLLRCMHTGKERQAWFGVNSVPIRYSIREHALLSGLYCGSYPENYPRIGKMKFATKHFKHLQKKTKEKNRKKQGLKVTEADVLDKLEKMEADDGSDERLKMAVLYFLTRVIRARKRNVYFIEPFILQAVDDLDFCNKFPWGRYTFDDCMKEIFHLRDHFAKGLPENNMQWTFPGFVIPLEVYELCFP
- the LOC108868957 gene encoding uncharacterized protein LOC108868957 isoform X2 translates to MLPAFLPMVNKEASIRQTRFAGKTNKEGAPEKKKKNKSAAEKKKKNESAAEKTKAAAEKKKAAAVKRRREAVKKKRDAAKKKTETAEKKRKQDSSSSESSSNPTKRRRTASSPEQHFDPDHSPAPSAELLSQDDREGTPSPSFPIEPQKAPTQTPSEAENPLQAPITSNNREDPNRESHSPEAAINNEAQRTAGEENMAVEPMRPVGFFFKPSDYWTACKLSSRCHQHDFLETIKDFKESEKSWFENHPQFKHLFHMDCCEKRKVQGLWMLLLRCMHTGKERQAWFGVNSVPIRYSIREHALLSGLYCGSYPENYPRIGKMKFATKHFKHLQKKTKEKNRKKQGLKVTEADVLDKLEKMEADDGSDERLKMAVLYFLTRVIRARKRNVYFIEPFILQAVDDLDFCNKFPWGRYTFDDCMKEIFHLRDHFAKGLPENNMQWTFPGFVIPLEVYELCFP